TTCTTGCTCGCGATTTCCCGTCGTCGAGCCCCTCCCCACGCTGCCATTCCGACGAAGGAGCCCGCGATGACCGATTCAACCGCAAAACTCGATTTTGGCGGCAAGACGATCGATCTGGCCGTGCGAAAGGGTTCCGTGGGACCCGACGTGATCGACATCGGCAAGCTCTACGCCCAGACCGGCGCCTTCACGTATGATCCCGGTTTCACCTCCACCGCCAGTTGCGAGTCCGAGATCACCTTCATCGATGGTGACCAGGGCGTGCTCCTGCACCGCGGCTACCCGATCGAGCAGCTGGCCGAGCATGGCGACTTCCTCGAGGTCTGCTACCTGCTGCTGTACGGGGAACTGCCGACCAAGTCGCAGAAGGAGGACTTCGACTACCGCGTGACGCGCCACACCATGGTGCACGAGCAGATGTCGCGCTTCTTCACCGGCTTCCGTCGCGACGCGCATCCGATGGCCGTCATGTGCGGCGTGGTCGGCGCGCTCTCGGCCTTCTACCACGACTCGACCGACATCTCCGACCCCTACCAGCGCATGGTCGCGTCGATGCGGCTGATCGCCAAGACCCCGACGATCGCGGCCATGGCCTACAAGTACCACATCGGCCAGCCCTTCGTTTACCCGAAGAACGACCTCGACTACGCGGCCAACTTCCTCAACATGTGCTTCGCGGTGCCCTGCGAGGAGTACAAGGTCAATCCGGTGCTTGCCCGCGCCATGGACCGCATCTTCATCCTGCACGCCGACCACGAGCAGAACGCGTCGACCTCGACGGTCCGCCTCGCCGGCTCGTCGGGCGCCAACCCCTTCGCCTGCATCGCGGCCGGCATCGCCTGCCTGTGGGGTCCCGCGCATGGCGGCGCCAACGAGGCGGCGCTCAACATGCTGTCGGAGATCGGCTCGGTCGACCGTATCCCCGAGTTCATCGCCCGCGCCAAGGACAAGAACGATCCGTTCCGCCTGATGGGCTTCGGCCACCGCGTCTACAAGAACTACGACCCGCGCGCCAAGATCATGCAGAAGACCACGCATGAGGTGCTGGGCGAACTCGGCATCAAGGACGATCCGCTGCTCGACGTGGCGATGGAACTCGAGAAGATCGCGCTGACCGACGAATACTTCATCGAGAAGAAGCTCTACCCGAACATCGACTTCTATTCCGGCATCACGCTGAAGGCGCTCGGCTTCCCCACCACCATGTTCACCGTGCTGTTCGCCGTTGCGCGCACGGTCGGCTGGGTGGCGCAGTGGAAGGAGATGATCGAGGACCCGCACCAGAAGATCGGCCGCCCGCGCCAGCTCTACACGGGCGCGCCCGCACGCGACTATCTGCCGATCGCCAAGCGCTGACGCGCGGCGGTCGCTCCCACATCATGAGACGGATCGGCGGCGCCTTCGGGCGCCGTCAGCCGTTTCGACGGGCCTCGATGGTGGAGAGAACCGCTTCGGCGGCGATGACACCCGATGGCCTGTCCGTCGCCATGGCGTGGGCGATCCTGTCGAAGCCGGCGAGCTGGGCCGCCCGTGCCGGCGTTTCGGCCAGCAGAAGCTCGAGATGGCGCGCCAGCATGCCCGGCCGCACGAAGTGATCGTAGAACTCCGGCACCACCGGACCGTCCGCGACGAGATTCGGCAGCGACGCCGTCCAGATGCCGATCATCGAATAGGCCGCCCGCATCAGGCGGTCGGCCTTGTAGCAGGCGAGCGTCGGCACCCGCCCGAGCGCCAGCTCCAGCGTCACCGTGCCGGAGGCGGCGAGTGCCGCATCCGCTTCGCCGAAGGCCTTATACTTGGCGTCGACGGTCGTCAGGATCTCCGGCGCCACCCTCCAGCCCGCGGTCGCGGCGCGGACCGTCGCCTCGACATGCGAAACGGTCGGCAGGAGGATCCGCGCCGCCGTGCCGCGGGCAGCCAGGATGTCGATCGTCTCGCGAAACGGCTCGAGCAGGCGCGAAACCTCGCCGCGACGCGAGCCGGGCAGGACGAGAAGCGTCGCCGGTGCGGCGGGATCGCGCGGCGGCCTCGTCCTCTGGCGCGCGGCCGCTTCGATCAGGCGCGGCTCGTGCGAGAGGCGGTGGCCGACATAGGTGGCCGGCGGCCCGCTCAGCCGCGCGAGTTCGCCCACCTCGAAGGGCAGCAGGCAGAGCACGTGGTCGATAGAGGAGGCCATGCGCGGCGCGCGCTCCGGCCGCCAGGCCCAGACGCTCGGACAGACATAGTGGATGGTCGGCAGGTCCGGCGCGACGTCGCGGACCTTTCGGGCGACCCGGAGACTGAAATCGGGCACGTCGATGGTGATCAGGCAGTCGGGGCGCGCCGCCACCACGGCCGCCGCCGCCTGGCCGATGCGACGGAAGAGCTGCGGCAGCCGCGTCACCACGGCGGCGATGCCCATCAGCGAGATCTCGCCGGGGTCGAACAGCGTCTTCAGCCCGAGCGCCTGGAGATGCGGCCCGCCGACACCCACCAGCTCGACTGCGCGCCCGGTCGCGGCCCGCAGCGCGGCAACGAGATCGGCCCCGAGCAGATCGCCGGACTCCTCTCCTGCCACGATGGCGATGCGCAGCGGGCGATCCGTCACGACGCCGGCCCGTCGATGCCGACGACGAACAGTCCGAGGCGGTCGGCTGTCGCGATCACGTCGGCCTGACGCAGCACGATCGCACGGCCGGCCTCCACCGCGATGCCGGCAAGTCCCGCCTCGTGCACCTGCGCGACCGTGTCTGGACCGATGGCGGGCAGATCGGCGCGCAGTTCCTGCCCCGGCTTGGCGCATTTCACCAGAACGCCGCCCGGCATCGAAATGCGGCCGGACGCGCGCAGGTCGCGCACCCGCGCCAGCATGCCGGCGGTGCCCTCCACGCCCTCCACTGCCACGACCCTCCGGCCCACGGCCACCGCCGCCTGGCCGATGTCGAGCGCACCGATCGCGCGGGCCGCCGCCAGGCCGGCGGCGATGCCGGCCTGATGCGCGGCGGCAGGCCTGGTGCGCGTGAGCGCGCCAGGCCCAGCCAGGATGTCGGGCAGGATCTGGTGCGAACCGACGACCTTGATGCCGGCCGCCTCGATGTGGCTGACCACGACCCTCAGCAGCGCGTCGTCGCCGCGTCCGAGACCCCGGACGATGCCGGGCAGCAGCTTCAGCAGGCCGAGGCTGAACCGGATGGCGCGCAGCCGCGGCCGCCGCGACACGCTGCCTGCCATCACCACATGGGTGGCGCGGGCGGCGCGCAGCACCGGCAGGAGGCGTCCGTATTCCTCGAGTTCGAGCACCGTGTGGTCGCCGTCCGTCAGCCCGGCGCGGTCCTCGCCGCCCACGACGATCACGAAGGGCGGGCGACCGGCGGCCGTGAGACCGCGGACGAGCTCGCGCGGGAGGTCTCCCCCGCCGGCGATCACCGCGATGCGATCGGTCGGAGCGAGGTCGATCGAGAGCGGGCGGTCAGCCGTCGCTGCCATCGCCGGCGTCTCCGGCATCGGCATAAGGCGGCACGCACATGTGCCGCTTGCCACGCTTGGTCATGAAGTCGACGATCTCCATCACCTCCGGCGTCGCCGCGAAGTCGACGGCGACGCTTTCGAGGTTCTGCGCCACGGTTCGGGCCGGATCGAAGATGCGGCGATAGGCCTCCCGCATCGCCAGCACCTGCGCACGGGCCATGCCCGCGCGGCGC
The nucleotide sequence above comes from Aquibium microcysteis. Encoded proteins:
- the lpxB gene encoding lipid-A-disaccharide synthase, whose amino-acid sequence is MTDRPLRIAIVAGEESGDLLGADLVAALRAATGRAVELVGVGGPHLQALGLKTLFDPGEISLMGIAAVVTRLPQLFRRIGQAAAAVVAARPDCLITIDVPDFSLRVARKVRDVAPDLPTIHYVCPSVWAWRPERAPRMASSIDHVLCLLPFEVGELARLSGPPATYVGHRLSHEPRLIEAAARQRTRPPRDPAAPATLLVLPGSRRGEVSRLLEPFRETIDILAARGTAARILLPTVSHVEATVRAATAGWRVAPEILTTVDAKYKAFGEADAALAASGTVTLELALGRVPTLACYKADRLMRAAYSMIGIWTASLPNLVADGPVVPEFYDHFVRPGMLARHLELLLAETPARAAQLAGFDRIAHAMATDRPSGVIAAEAVLSTIEARRNG
- the gltA gene encoding citrate synthase translates to MTDSTAKLDFGGKTIDLAVRKGSVGPDVIDIGKLYAQTGAFTYDPGFTSTASCESEITFIDGDQGVLLHRGYPIEQLAEHGDFLEVCYLLLYGELPTKSQKEDFDYRVTRHTMVHEQMSRFFTGFRRDAHPMAVMCGVVGALSAFYHDSTDISDPYQRMVASMRLIAKTPTIAAMAYKYHIGQPFVYPKNDLDYAANFLNMCFAVPCEEYKVNPVLARAMDRIFILHADHEQNASTSTVRLAGSSGANPFACIAAGIACLWGPAHGGANEAALNMLSEIGSVDRIPEFIARAKDKNDPFRLMGFGHRVYKNYDPRAKIMQKTTHEVLGELGIKDDPLLDVAMELEKIALTDEYFIEKKLYPNIDFYSGITLKALGFPTTMFTVLFAVARTVGWVAQWKEMIEDPHQKIGRPRQLYTGAPARDYLPIAKR
- a CDS encoding LpxI family protein, whose translation is MAATADRPLSIDLAPTDRIAVIAGGGDLPRELVRGLTAAGRPPFVIVVGGEDRAGLTDGDHTVLELEEYGRLLPVLRAARATHVVMAGSVSRRPRLRAIRFSLGLLKLLPGIVRGLGRGDDALLRVVVSHIEAAGIKVVGSHQILPDILAGPGALTRTRPAAAHQAGIAAGLAAARAIGALDIGQAAVAVGRRVVAVEGVEGTAGMLARVRDLRASGRISMPGGVLVKCAKPGQELRADLPAIGPDTVAQVHEAGLAGIAVEAGRAIVLRQADVIATADRLGLFVVGIDGPAS